A genomic segment from Polyangium mundeleinium encodes:
- a CDS encoding cold-shock protein, with amino-acid sequence MAVGKVKWFNDEKGWGFIKQDTGPDVFVHYSQIQQPDAGRKRLFEDETVEFEIKEGPKGLQAINVMRLASPA; translated from the coding sequence ATGGCAGTAGGTAAAGTCAAGTGGTTCAATGACGAGAAGGGCTGGGGATTCATCAAGCAGGACACGGGCCCCGACGTCTTCGTCCACTACTCGCAGATCCAGCAACCGGACGCGGGTCGGAAGCGCCTCTTCGAGGATGAGACGGTCGAGTTCGAGATCAAGGAAGGCCCCAAGGGCCTGCAGGCCATCAACGTGATGCGCCTCGCCTCGCCCGCGTGA
- the ribD gene encoding bifunctional diaminohydroxyphosphoribosylaminopyrimidine deaminase/5-amino-6-(5-phosphoribosylamino)uracil reductase RibD: MTTVPDSDFDLATMRLALEEARKSQPSPNPPVGAAVVSEAGEVVATSYHVRAGEEHAETAALRRAGEAARGGTLFVTLEPCNHHGRTPPCVDNILRAGIRRVVIGCLDPNPNVEGGGAARLTEAGVTVDVGVAGAEARTLIAPWAKFITTGMPYVSLKLALSLDGRIATRSGASKWVTGPEARAKVQELRAQHDVVGVGIGTALADDPRLTVRTPGLAEQGRCPTRAVFDTHLRLPLHSRLVQTAREVPTWVLTGEDAPGANEQALADAGCVVLRVPNSAEGRVEVSAALRVLAAQGVVSMLVEGGAELAGSLLAARLADELHAFIAPILLGPRGRPGAVDWAGPDTPSEAPRIVDPRWALCGRDAYVSGPLSFPR, translated from the coding sequence ATGACCACTGTCCCCGACTCCGATTTCGATCTCGCCACGATGCGCCTCGCGCTCGAGGAGGCGAGGAAGTCCCAGCCCTCGCCGAATCCGCCGGTCGGGGCCGCGGTCGTCAGCGAAGCGGGGGAGGTCGTCGCGACGTCGTACCACGTGCGTGCCGGGGAAGAGCACGCCGAGACCGCAGCGCTGCGCCGCGCCGGTGAGGCCGCGCGTGGCGGCACGTTGTTCGTCACGCTCGAGCCCTGCAACCATCACGGCCGCACGCCGCCTTGCGTCGACAACATCCTGCGGGCGGGCATCCGCCGCGTGGTCATCGGTTGCCTCGATCCAAACCCGAACGTCGAGGGCGGGGGCGCGGCGCGGCTCACGGAGGCGGGCGTCACGGTCGACGTCGGCGTTGCGGGCGCCGAGGCGCGCACGCTCATCGCGCCGTGGGCGAAGTTCATCACGACGGGCATGCCCTACGTGTCGCTCAAGCTCGCGCTCTCGCTCGACGGGCGCATCGCGACCCGCAGCGGCGCCTCCAAGTGGGTCACGGGCCCCGAGGCGCGCGCGAAGGTCCAGGAGCTTCGCGCGCAGCACGACGTCGTTGGCGTCGGCATCGGGACGGCGCTCGCGGACGATCCGCGCCTCACGGTGCGCACGCCCGGGCTCGCCGAGCAAGGGCGTTGCCCGACGCGCGCGGTCTTCGACACGCACCTGCGCTTGCCGCTGCACAGCCGGCTCGTGCAGACCGCGCGCGAGGTGCCGACGTGGGTGCTCACGGGCGAGGACGCGCCCGGGGCGAACGAGCAGGCGCTCGCCGATGCAGGCTGCGTGGTGCTGCGCGTGCCGAACTCCGCGGAGGGCCGCGTGGAGGTGTCGGCGGCGCTGCGCGTCCTCGCGGCGCAGGGCGTGGTGTCGATGCTCGTGGAAGGCGGCGCCGAGCTCGCGGGCAGCCTGCTCGCGGCGCGGCTCGCGGACGAACTGCACGCGTTCATCGCGCCCATCTTGCTCGGGCCGCGCGGCCGTCCTGGTGCGGTTGATTGGGCGGGTCCGGACACGCCGAGTGAGGCGCCGCGGATCGTCGATCCTCGCTGGGCGCTCTGCGGCCGCGACGCGTATGTCAGCGGGCCGCTCTCGTTTCCTCGTTGA
- the rpmF gene encoding 50S ribosomal protein L32 yields the protein MAVPKRKTTPSKRDMRRANHDKVTPVQVVACPNCGEAALPHRACGACGFYKGRKAKAVKAATT from the coding sequence GTGGCCGTCCCGAAGAGGAAAACCACCCCGAGCAAGCGCGACATGCGGCGCGCGAACCACGACAAGGTCACCCCGGTGCAGGTGGTTGCCTGCCCGAACTGCGGGGAGGCGGCGCTTCCGCACCGCGCCTGCGGCGCCTGTGGTTTCTACAAGGGTCGCAAGGCGAAGGCCGTCAAGGCCGCGACCACCTGA
- a CDS encoding ATPase, T2SS/T4P/T4SS family, with the protein MIFSVIISEKGGAERREAFDRAEINVGRVQGNDLMLPKGNVSKRHARLVLRDGRFIVTDLKSTNGTYVNGRKIGQATIVREGDKIYIGDFVLRVEAGPGAQLAGGRIPSGEFNAMPEMGSMDGPLSSPGGPPSAVPAKPRDNVLTGEQVADVVSHFPLENDPDEAPVPVPAPPRVPRPTQSTKPSGSSMLSPTALSPLPPHTAAGPPTLSAGPRPTASSIPAPPQSPFPPAFAQAFPPRHAVPPGPTAVPPSPANRTNSEPTPGPTAAHRAALVTLVERVAEGIDLAPLAAGAAVSSTFATMITAAIEERVAVMKTAGLVPDGVGIEQLAVDARRELLELGAIGPLLADDDVVEIHVQGNTRLVAFRKSRRTPTGEMPFTSEEAAARALGRLLVRAGAPFEGSGAVDVVAPEGVRILGVAAAPGAKGLLVVLRKPQRIEASTLEDLVRAGLLSRAVATLLSQSMAGRANVLVAGPMGSGHGSLVAALAQSFGAEERVVSLQDDDEIPVNHTNALPIALGPSADAAANASRVATRMRPDRIVIGALAGPAASELVGALGEGAGSVLAATRAPTLRHALARLTADLVTARPGTTVEAAREALASAFDLVLEVARLRDGRARLMRVADLRVEGGALVARDVFTFLIERTAAGGAIEGSLHPTGVVPALVEDLAARGTPVDPAIFRRAK; encoded by the coding sequence ATGATTTTCTCGGTCATCATCAGCGAGAAGGGCGGCGCCGAGCGCCGAGAAGCCTTCGATCGCGCGGAGATCAACGTCGGCCGCGTGCAAGGCAACGACCTCATGCTGCCGAAAGGCAACGTGTCGAAGCGGCACGCGCGCCTGGTCCTGCGTGACGGTCGCTTCATCGTCACCGACCTGAAGAGCACGAACGGCACGTACGTCAACGGCCGCAAGATCGGGCAGGCGACGATCGTCCGCGAGGGCGACAAGATCTACATCGGCGACTTCGTCCTGCGCGTCGAGGCGGGCCCCGGCGCGCAGCTCGCCGGCGGGCGCATTCCGAGCGGCGAGTTCAACGCGATGCCCGAGATGGGCTCGATGGACGGCCCGCTCTCGTCGCCCGGCGGTCCACCCTCGGCCGTCCCTGCCAAACCCCGCGACAACGTGCTCACCGGCGAGCAAGTGGCCGACGTGGTCAGCCACTTCCCGCTCGAGAATGATCCCGACGAGGCGCCGGTCCCCGTGCCGGCCCCGCCGCGCGTGCCCCGGCCGACGCAAAGCACGAAGCCAAGCGGCTCCTCGATGCTCTCGCCGACCGCGCTGTCGCCGCTGCCGCCGCATACCGCCGCCGGCCCGCCGACGCTGAGCGCAGGCCCGCGGCCGACGGCGTCGAGCATCCCCGCGCCGCCCCAAAGCCCCTTCCCGCCAGCCTTCGCGCAGGCGTTCCCGCCGCGGCACGCGGTCCCGCCCGGTCCGACGGCGGTGCCTCCGTCCCCGGCAAATCGCACGAACTCGGAGCCGACGCCGGGCCCCACGGCCGCGCACCGCGCCGCGCTCGTGACCCTCGTGGAGCGCGTGGCCGAGGGGATCGATCTCGCCCCGCTCGCCGCAGGCGCGGCCGTCTCGTCGACGTTCGCGACGATGATCACGGCGGCGATCGAGGAGCGCGTGGCGGTGATGAAGACCGCGGGCCTCGTGCCGGATGGCGTGGGCATCGAGCAGCTCGCCGTGGATGCGCGGCGCGAGCTCCTGGAGCTCGGCGCGATCGGCCCGCTGCTCGCCGACGACGACGTGGTGGAGATCCACGTTCAGGGAAACACGCGGCTCGTCGCATTCCGCAAGAGCCGCAGGACGCCGACAGGCGAGATGCCGTTCACGAGCGAGGAGGCCGCAGCGCGGGCGCTCGGGCGGCTCCTCGTCCGCGCAGGCGCGCCCTTCGAAGGCTCCGGCGCGGTCGACGTGGTCGCGCCGGAGGGCGTTCGGATCCTCGGGGTCGCGGCCGCGCCAGGCGCGAAGGGGCTGCTCGTCGTGCTGCGCAAGCCGCAGCGGATCGAGGCGAGCACGCTGGAGGATCTCGTGCGCGCGGGGCTGCTCTCGCGGGCCGTGGCAACGCTGCTGTCGCAAAGCATGGCCGGGCGCGCGAACGTGCTCGTGGCGGGCCCGATGGGCTCGGGACACGGCTCGCTCGTCGCAGCGCTCGCGCAGAGCTTCGGCGCGGAGGAGCGTGTCGTCTCGCTGCAAGACGACGACGAGATCCCCGTGAACCACACGAACGCGCTGCCCATCGCGCTCGGCCCGAGCGCAGATGCGGCGGCAAACGCGTCGCGGGTGGCCACGCGGATGCGTCCCGATCGCATCGTGATCGGCGCGCTCGCCGGCCCCGCGGCCTCCGAGCTCGTCGGTGCCCTCGGCGAAGGCGCAGGCAGCGTGCTCGCGGCGACACGCGCGCCGACGTTGCGCCATGCCCTCGCTCGGCTCACGGCCGATCTCGTGACGGCGCGCCCCGGCACGACCGTGGAAGCAGCGCGGGAAGCGCTGGCGAGCGCGTTCGATCTCGTGCTCGAAGTGGCCCGGCTGCGCGACGGTCGCGCGCGGCTCATGCGGGTCGCGGATCTGCGGGTGGAAGGCGGCGCGCTCGTGGCGCGGGACGTCTTCACGTTCCTGATCGAACGGACCGCCGCGGGCGGGGCGATCGAGGGCAGCCTGCACCCGACGGGCGTGGTGCCGGCGCTCGTGGAGGATCTGGCAGCGCGGGGGACGCCGGTCGATCCGGCGATCTTCCGACGCGCGAAGTAA
- the nrdR gene encoding transcriptional regulator NrdR, whose protein sequence is MRCPFCGHLEDKVVESRAPGSGDVVRRRRECAACGRRFTTYERVEDVLPTVVKKDGRREPFDRAKLMRGLRTACNKRPVSVDRLEVVVDAIEREVQESERREVTSAELGERVMNHLRDLDEVAYVRFASVYRSFRDVDEFLRELGKLVKAKGP, encoded by the coding sequence ATGAGGTGCCCGTTCTGCGGGCACCTCGAGGACAAGGTCGTCGAGTCCCGCGCGCCCGGGTCGGGTGATGTCGTGCGCAGGCGCCGCGAGTGCGCCGCTTGTGGTCGTCGATTCACGACGTACGAGCGCGTCGAGGACGTCCTGCCGACCGTCGTGAAAAAAGACGGCCGGCGTGAACCGTTCGATCGCGCCAAGCTGATGCGAGGTCTCCGGACCGCCTGCAACAAGCGGCCGGTCTCGGTGGACCGGCTGGAGGTCGTGGTGGACGCGATCGAGCGCGAGGTGCAGGAGTCCGAGCGGCGCGAGGTGACGAGCGCGGAGCTCGGCGAGCGGGTGATGAACCACCTCCGCGACCTCGACGAGGTCGCCTACGTCCGTTTCGCCAGCGTCTACCGCTCCTTCCGGGACGTGGACGAGTTCCTCCGCGAGCTTGGCAAGCTTGTGAAGGCGAAGGGCCCCTAG
- a CDS encoding YceD family protein — MAAATSHSSKESIMPLFAIPAGDIDAAGRSIAADLPVAWLDEQLSDCDMRGAEVGHVSGRISRSGSDIVVRGRVHAVLQAPCARCLETTKLDVDAEMSLLLKPAAPAVLAQKADEKRAAAQAKKAAGGSSKTETGTGKRAPKEKELPEYEFSSDEAEVDVYDGETVVLDGFIREAILLEMPIFPLCSEACPGIRPASPEAVEGGAEPPIDPRLAPLGALRAALSKASGSRGPNDDQGAASGSADASQQKKTKKE; from the coding sequence ATGGCTGCCGCGACCTCGCACTCGTCCAAGGAATCGATCATGCCGCTCTTCGCCATTCCCGCCGGAGACATCGACGCCGCTGGTCGCTCGATCGCGGCGGACCTGCCCGTCGCATGGCTCGACGAGCAGCTCAGCGACTGCGACATGCGTGGCGCCGAGGTGGGGCACGTCTCGGGGCGGATCTCGCGCTCCGGCTCCGACATCGTCGTGCGCGGGCGCGTCCACGCCGTCTTGCAGGCGCCGTGCGCTCGTTGCCTTGAGACGACGAAGCTCGACGTCGACGCGGAGATGTCGCTCCTCCTCAAGCCGGCAGCGCCTGCCGTGCTCGCGCAGAAGGCGGACGAAAAGCGCGCCGCGGCGCAGGCAAAGAAGGCGGCGGGGGGAAGCTCGAAGACCGAGACAGGCACGGGCAAGCGGGCGCCGAAGGAAAAAGAGCTGCCGGAGTACGAGTTTTCCTCGGACGAGGCGGAGGTGGACGTCTACGACGGCGAGACGGTCGTGCTCGACGGGTTCATCCGTGAGGCGATTCTGCTCGAGATGCCGATCTTCCCCTTGTGCTCCGAGGCGTGTCCGGGTATCCGTCCCGCCTCCCCCGAGGCCGTCGAGGGTGGCGCCGAGCCGCCCATCGACCCCAGGCTCGCGCCCCTCGGCGCTTTGCGCGCCGCGCTCTCCAAGGCGAGCGGCTCGCGCGGGCCGAACGATGATCAAGGAGCCGCGTCCGGCAGTGCCGACGCGTCCCAGCAGAAGAAGACGAAGAAGGAGTAG
- the fabG gene encoding 3-oxoacyl-[acyl-carrier-protein] reductase, with protein sequence MFGLSGKVALVTGASRGIGRATAEALAAQGAYVVVNYVRGEEEARRVVQAIEERGGKAEALGFDVADMQATDEAIAALAKRLGRLDILVANAGIAVDNLVLRVKEEEIDRVFAVNVKGAIGCARAVIKPMMRARTGRIVFLSSIVGEMGNAGQAVYAASKAALLGLSKTLAREYASRSITVNVVAPGFIDTDMTSSLGAEVKEGMLKAIPLGRTGKPEEVAAAVAFLCSDAASYITGETIRVNGGMYM encoded by the coding sequence ATGTTCGGTCTGAGCGGCAAGGTCGCGCTCGTGACGGGCGCTTCACGGGGAATTGGTCGCGCGACGGCGGAGGCGCTCGCAGCGCAAGGCGCGTACGTCGTTGTCAACTACGTGCGCGGTGAGGAGGAGGCGCGTCGCGTCGTGCAGGCGATCGAGGAGCGCGGAGGCAAGGCCGAGGCGCTCGGCTTCGACGTGGCCGACATGCAGGCCACCGACGAGGCGATCGCGGCGCTGGCGAAGCGGCTCGGCCGCCTCGACATCCTCGTGGCGAACGCGGGCATCGCCGTCGACAATCTCGTCCTGCGCGTGAAGGAAGAGGAGATCGATCGCGTCTTCGCGGTGAACGTGAAGGGCGCGATCGGCTGCGCGCGCGCGGTCATCAAGCCGATGATGCGCGCCCGCACGGGCCGCATCGTGTTTCTGTCGAGTATCGTCGGTGAGATGGGCAATGCCGGGCAGGCGGTCTACGCCGCGTCGAAGGCCGCGCTCCTCGGCCTCTCGAAGACGCTCGCGCGCGAGTACGCTTCACGCAGCATCACGGTGAACGTGGTCGCGCCCGGCTTCATCGACACCGACATGACCTCGTCGCTCGGGGCCGAGGTGAAGGAAGGCATGCTGAAGGCCATTCCGCTCGGTCGCACCGGAAAGCCGGAAGAGGTCGCTGCCGCGGTGGCCTTCCTCTGCTCGGATGCTGCTTCTTACATCACGGGCGAGACCATCCGCGTAAACGGCGGCATGTACATGTAA
- the fabF gene encoding beta-ketoacyl-ACP synthase II, giving the protein MERVVITGIGLVTPNGIGTVETWRSVLAAESGIGPITLFDASQYSTRIAGEVKGFAAEDFIPKKKVREMGRFAHLSVAASQLCLKDAGIEFTDEERETCGTFIGVGLGGLENLYQYAQTLLEKGPSKVSPYFIPQVIANLAAGQVAMALDLKGPSYCNTSACASSAHSIGEAFEWIRRGRTHLMVAGGTEATITGLAAAGFGAMFALSRRNDEPTRASRPWDKGRDGFVMGEGAATLMLESLSHAKRRGAKIYGEVTGYGATCDAYHLTKPAPEGEGAQRAMKQALVDAKLASTDIEYINAHGTSTPHGDLEEARAIVKVFGEHATGHGLWVSSTKSVTGHLLGGAGAVEAALSVLALQDGKVPPTANLEEQDPECVLDCVPLVARDRRLRNVMSNSFGFGGTNVALVFSRFEG; this is encoded by the coding sequence ATGGAACGCGTCGTCATCACCGGCATCGGTCTCGTCACCCCGAACGGCATCGGCACCGTGGAGACGTGGCGCTCCGTGCTCGCGGCAGAGTCCGGGATCGGGCCTATCACCCTCTTCGATGCGTCGCAGTACTCGACGCGCATCGCGGGCGAGGTGAAGGGGTTTGCTGCGGAAGACTTCATCCCCAAAAAGAAGGTCCGCGAGATGGGCCGCTTCGCCCATCTCTCGGTCGCGGCCTCGCAGCTCTGCCTGAAAGACGCGGGGATCGAGTTCACCGACGAGGAGCGCGAGACGTGCGGCACGTTCATCGGCGTCGGCCTCGGCGGACTCGAGAACCTGTACCAGTACGCGCAGACGCTGCTCGAAAAGGGGCCCTCGAAGGTCAGCCCTTACTTCATCCCGCAGGTCATCGCGAACCTCGCCGCCGGCCAGGTCGCGATGGCCCTCGACCTCAAAGGGCCGAGCTACTGCAACACGAGCGCGTGCGCGTCGAGCGCCCATTCGATCGGCGAAGCCTTCGAGTGGATCCGCCGCGGCCGCACGCACCTCATGGTCGCAGGCGGCACGGAGGCGACGATCACGGGCCTCGCCGCCGCGGGCTTCGGCGCGATGTTCGCGCTCTCGCGGCGCAACGACGAGCCCACGCGGGCGAGCCGGCCGTGGGACAAGGGCCGCGACGGGTTTGTCATGGGCGAGGGCGCCGCAACGCTCATGCTCGAGTCGCTGTCGCACGCGAAGCGCCGCGGCGCGAAGATCTACGGCGAGGTGACCGGCTATGGCGCCACGTGCGACGCGTACCACCTGACGAAGCCCGCGCCGGAAGGCGAGGGCGCGCAGCGCGCGATGAAGCAAGCGCTCGTGGACGCAAAGCTCGCGTCGACGGACATCGAGTACATCAACGCGCACGGCACCTCGACGCCGCACGGCGACCTCGAGGAGGCGCGCGCGATCGTAAAAGTGTTCGGCGAGCACGCGACCGGGCATGGGCTTTGGGTGAGCTCGACGAAGTCCGTGACGGGGCACCTGCTCGGCGGCGCGGGCGCGGTCGAGGCGGCTCTCTCCGTGCTCGCGCTCCAAGATGGCAAGGTCCCTCCCACGGCAAACCTCGAGGAGCAGGATCCCGAGTGCGTGCTCGACTGCGTCCCGCTCGTCGCGCGGGATCGCCGTCTTCGGAACGTCATGTCGAACTCGTTCGGGTTCGGGGGCACCAACGTTGCGCTCGTGTTCTCCCGCTTCGAGGGCTAG
- the acpP gene encoding acyl carrier protein: MAEGRDISAEVKRIIKEQLDVDEKDIKPESTFIDDLGADSLGLVELVLAFEEAFEIDIPDEDTEKIRSVQDAIDYINSHIKK, translated from the coding sequence ATGGCGGAAGGTCGCGACATCTCGGCCGAGGTCAAACGGATCATCAAGGAACAGCTCGACGTCGACGAGAAGGACATCAAGCCCGAGTCGACGTTCATCGACGACCTGGGCGCAGATTCGCTCGGCCTCGTGGAGCTCGTGCTCGCCTTCGAAGAGGCGTTCGAGATCGACATCCCGGACGAGGACACGGAGAAGATCCGGTCCGTGCAGGATGCGATCGACTACATCAATTCGCACATCAAGAAGTAG
- the pyrR gene encoding bifunctional pyr operon transcriptional regulator/uracil phosphoribosyltransferase PyrR, with protein MSEVLLDPVAVARGLRRVAGEIAEHGGVRDLALIGIRRGGEPLAERLAALLRELEGEAPPTGSIDITLYRDDAATALPNPKIGPSRIPFEVRGKRVVLVDDVLYTGRTIRAALDAVLDYGRPRRIELCVLVDRGGRELPIHPDYTVRRVELGPGQRIEVTQKDDGAWATIEDSSTLGGT; from the coding sequence ATGTCCGAAGTCCTCCTCGATCCGGTCGCGGTGGCCCGAGGTCTCCGCCGCGTCGCTGGCGAAATCGCCGAGCACGGTGGCGTCCGTGACCTCGCGCTGATCGGCATACGGCGCGGCGGCGAGCCCCTCGCGGAGAGGCTCGCCGCGCTGCTCCGCGAGCTCGAAGGTGAAGCGCCGCCGACGGGCTCCATCGACATCACCCTCTACCGCGACGATGCCGCGACGGCCCTGCCGAACCCCAAGATCGGCCCGAGCCGCATCCCCTTCGAGGTGCGCGGCAAACGCGTCGTGCTCGTCGACGACGTCCTCTACACCGGCCGTACGATCCGCGCGGCGCTCGACGCAGTGCTCGACTACGGCCGCCCGCGCCGCATCGAGCTCTGCGTGCTCGTCGACCGCGGCGGCCGCGAGTTGCCCATCCACCCGGACTACACCGTGCGCCGCGTCGAGCTCGGCCCCGGACAGAGGATCGAGGTCACGCAGAAGGACGACGGCGCGTGGGCCACCATCGAAGATTCATCCACCCTGGGGGGAACGTGA
- the def gene encoding peptide deformylase codes for MAIRTILHYPDPRLRQKALPVERITPELERLIDDMAETMYAAPGVGLAATQIGEPHRIFIIDIAAEDEPSNLMVFVNPEILSKDGEEVGAEGCLSFPGVSEEIKRATEVRVRAQGRDGKTFELTADGLLAVAIQHENDHLDGVLMIDRVGMLKKRIIQRKMQKRADATS; via the coding sequence ATGGCCATCCGCACCATCCTGCATTATCCCGACCCTCGCCTTCGCCAGAAGGCCCTGCCGGTCGAGCGCATCACGCCCGAGCTCGAGCGACTCATCGACGACATGGCCGAGACCATGTACGCCGCGCCGGGTGTGGGCCTCGCGGCGACGCAGATCGGCGAGCCGCACCGGATCTTCATCATCGACATCGCCGCCGAGGATGAGCCGAGCAACCTCATGGTCTTCGTCAACCCGGAGATCCTGTCGAAGGACGGCGAAGAGGTGGGCGCCGAGGGATGCCTGTCGTTCCCCGGCGTGAGCGAGGAGATCAAGCGCGCGACCGAGGTCCGCGTGCGCGCCCAGGGCCGCGACGGCAAGACGTTCGAGCTCACGGCCGATGGCCTGCTCGCGGTGGCGATCCAGCACGAGAACGATCACCTCGACGGCGTGCTGATGATCGATCGCGTGGGCATGCTGAAGAAGCGCATCATCCAGCGCAAGATGCAGAAGCGCGCCGACGCGACGAGCTGA
- the fabD gene encoding ACP S-malonyltransferase — translation MQRSTKVAWLFPGQGSQVVGMGKELAATSEAARRTFERADAALGEPLSRLCFEGPMEELTLTANTQPAIVAASAAIVAALRERHPDLAPPVFAAGHSLGEYSALCAAGAIELEDAVRLCRLRGSAMQAAVPPGEGAMSAIMGLDAEAIAAICEEAAAGEIVSPANYNAPGQVVIAGHKDAVARAGELVVARGGKAVPLKVSAPFHCALMRSARDALAPALERVVIHPLVFPVIANVDASPNADPGRVAELLLGQIDGAVLWSASVERMAAEGVTHALELGPGKVLAGLGKRIAKSIKVLSVSDPAGIDAVPAFLEA, via the coding sequence ATGCAGCGAAGCACGAAGGTCGCCTGGTTGTTCCCTGGTCAAGGCTCGCAGGTCGTCGGCATGGGCAAAGAGCTCGCTGCGACGTCAGAGGCCGCGCGCCGCACGTTCGAGCGCGCGGACGCCGCGCTCGGCGAGCCGCTCTCCCGGCTCTGCTTCGAAGGCCCGATGGAGGAGCTCACGCTCACCGCGAACACGCAGCCCGCGATCGTGGCGGCGAGCGCGGCCATCGTGGCGGCGCTGCGCGAGCGTCACCCGGATCTCGCGCCGCCCGTGTTCGCCGCGGGGCACTCGCTCGGCGAGTACAGCGCCCTCTGCGCCGCGGGCGCGATCGAGCTCGAAGACGCCGTGCGCCTCTGCCGCCTGCGCGGCTCCGCGATGCAGGCCGCAGTGCCGCCGGGCGAGGGCGCGATGTCGGCGATCATGGGGCTCGACGCCGAGGCGATCGCGGCGATCTGCGAGGAGGCGGCCGCGGGGGAGATCGTTTCGCCGGCGAACTACAACGCGCCGGGGCAGGTGGTGATCGCAGGGCACAAGGACGCGGTAGCTCGTGCGGGGGAGCTCGTGGTCGCGCGTGGCGGCAAGGCCGTGCCGCTCAAGGTCAGCGCGCCCTTCCACTGCGCGCTCATGCGGAGCGCGCGTGACGCGCTCGCGCCTGCGCTCGAGCGGGTCGTGATCCATCCGCTCGTGTTCCCGGTGATCGCCAACGTCGACGCGTCGCCGAACGCCGATCCCGGGCGGGTCGCCGAGCTCTTGCTCGGGCAGATCGACGGCGCGGTCCTCTGGTCCGCTTCGGTCGAGCGCATGGCGGCCGAGGGCGTGACGCACGCGCTCGAGCTTGGGCCTGGCAAGGTGCTCGCCGGGCTCGGGAAGCGAATCGCGAAATCCATCAAGGTGCTGAGCGTCTCGGATCCGGCGGGGATCGACGCGGTGCCTGCATTCCTGGAGGCTTGA
- a CDS encoding beta-ketoacyl-ACP synthase III — protein sequence MSALPTPKSRILGTGHYVPEKVLANVDLEKIVDTSDAWIAERTGIRRRHIAAENENTSDMAAAAARRALESAGLNAADIDMIIVGTISGDSPMPACAVHVQQKLGADNIPAFDVSAACAGFIYGLTIADQFIATGAARCVLVVGVELLSRLLDWQDRTTCVLFGDGAGAVVLGPSEGDGRGLLSTRIFTDGSLAHALTIPGGGTAEPLTEEGLAKKRNKVHMMGQEIFRTAIKNLTSASTAVLKASGLTSAELDWVVAHQANLRIITQVADRLNFPMEKFVINIQEYGNTSSASIPIALDEAVRDGRIKSGQNVLMCALGAGISWGAALVRM from the coding sequence ATGAGCGCGCTCCCCACACCGAAGAGTCGCATCCTCGGGACTGGCCACTACGTCCCTGAGAAGGTCCTCGCCAACGTCGACCTCGAGAAGATCGTCGACACGTCCGACGCTTGGATCGCGGAGCGCACCGGCATCCGGCGCCGGCACATCGCGGCCGAGAACGAGAACACGAGCGACATGGCGGCGGCCGCTGCGCGCCGCGCCCTCGAGTCGGCGGGGCTCAACGCCGCCGACATCGACATGATCATCGTCGGGACGATCAGCGGCGACAGCCCGATGCCCGCGTGCGCCGTGCACGTGCAGCAGAAGCTCGGGGCCGACAACATCCCGGCCTTCGACGTGTCGGCCGCGTGCGCCGGGTTCATCTACGGGCTCACCATCGCCGATCAGTTCATCGCCACCGGGGCGGCGCGCTGCGTCCTCGTGGTCGGCGTCGAGCTGCTCTCGAGGCTGCTCGACTGGCAGGATCGGACGACGTGCGTCCTCTTCGGGGATGGCGCGGGCGCGGTCGTCCTCGGGCCCTCGGAGGGAGACGGCCGGGGCCTGCTCTCCACGCGGATCTTCACCGACGGCTCGCTCGCGCATGCGCTCACGATTCCAGGCGGCGGCACGGCCGAACCGCTCACGGAGGAGGGCCTCGCGAAGAAGCGCAACAAGGTCCACATGATGGGGCAGGAGATCTTCCGGACCGCCATCAAGAACCTGACGAGCGCGTCGACCGCGGTCCTCAAAGCTTCCGGGCTGACGAGCGCCGAGCTCGACTGGGTCGTCGCCCATCAGGCGAACCTGCGCATCATCACGCAGGTCGCCGATCGGCTGAACTTCCCGATGGAGAAGTTCGTCATCAACATCCAGGAGTACGGCAACACATCGAGCGCCTCGATCCCCATCGCGCTCGACGAGGCCGTGCGCGACGGGCGCATCAAGTCCGGGCAAAACGTCCTCATGTGCGCCCTCGGCGCCGGGATCTCCTGGGGCGCCGCCCTCGTGCGGATGTGA